From the genome of Deltaproteobacteria bacterium:
CGGCTTCGTCCAGAGCATCGGTGACGGGATGACCGGGGCCGACATGCCGAACAACGGCTCGGGAACCTACGAGGGCAACTGGGTGGCCACCGTACAGGCTGCGGACCCCGACGGCGACGGGGCCATCACCCTCACCAGCGGAGCCGCTTCGTTGGCGGCGGACTTCGGGGAGGGCGAGATCACCGCCACCCTGACGGGCTTGGCCACGCTTGAGGGTGACATCTCCGGAAGCGAGTTCTCGGGCACGAAAGCAACGGTGGCTGCCAACGACCACGGCCTGACAGCATCGAGCAATGATGTCACCTTCACGGGCTCCTTCACGGGCGGTTTCTACGGCTCCAAGGCGGCTGAGGCCGGCGGCATCTTCGACTTCGCTTCCGAGGACAACGAGGCCGGCGCGTTCCGCGGTGCCTTCGGTGCGGACCGCAAGTAAAGCCGCTTATCCGACCTGCTGACTGGCTGACTGCAATCGGGCGCCCCATCCGACAACGGATCGGGCGCCTTTTTTGTTCTGAGAGGGGCCACGGGGTCCGTGAGGGTCTCGTTGGCCCTCTCGTTTTCGCCAACAAAGGCGGTTTTTCCCCTTGCATTCCCTCGGGACCCGTGTTACCCGATGTGACTTGGGACGATTGTCACCAGCCTTATGCGGAGGGGGATCCGCGCATTGGGGATGTCCAAGGACTGTCGCACATTTTATGTGGTGGCGGGCATTTCACCCTTGCATTACCCCTTGACTTGTGTTACCCACGTGGCATTGAATTGGACAAAGTTGAGGACACAGGCGAGGCGGGACGTCTTGAGGACTCTTCAAAACGGTAAGGAGGAACTGGGAATGTTGAAGCGAAATTTCGCAATAGCATTGGCCGTCGCCATGGTGATGACCGCGCTTTATGGCTGTTCCAGCGGCGTGTCAAAGAGCACGCACAACGACGTCCAGGCTGAGTTGGATGCAGCGAACGCCATGATCGCGCAACTGCAGACGAATGTGCAAAATCTGCAGACGCAGTTGACGGACGCGCAGGGCGAAGTGACTCGCCTCGAGGGCGAACTGCAAACGGCCACGGACAACGCGGACAGCATCCAGATGATGCTCGACACGGCCAACGGCGAAGTGACCCGCCTGGAGGGCGCATTGCAAACGGCCACGGACAACGCGGACAGTTTGCAGACGATGCTCAACGCGGCCAGGGGCGACGTGACCCGCTTGACGGGCGAGTTGAACACGGCCAACGGCAACGTGACCCGCCTGGAGGGCGAGTTGGGCACGGCCAACGGCAACGTGACCCGCCTGGAGGGCGAGTTGGGCACGGCCAACGGCAACGTGACCCGCCTGGAGGGCGAGTTGGAGACGGCCCGGACCACGATGGGGTCCCCGGATGATGCGGCGGACGACAGCGCCGACGCGAGCCTCCACGCCCAGCTCAACGCCGCCAAGGCCCGCATTGCGGAGTTGGAGGCCGGGACCGCCCCCGACGTACTTGATCCGATCAAGATGGCGGCCAGTGGTGCGGCTTCGGACGCGGACGACGCCTACATGGCCGCCGACAGGGCTGCCGGTGAGGCCGAGGATGCGGATGACAACAGGGCGACTCTCCAGACCGGCGACGCCAACTCGGTCGCGGATGCGGAGGCGGCCAGGGGCGCGGCCAACACGGCGATGGCTGAAGCCAAGAAGGCGCAGGACGCCGCCGACGCGGCGAACGCGGCGGGTAATGCTGATGACGCGACCGCCGAGAAGGTGAAGGCCGACGCCGCAAGGGATGCGGCCATGATGGCCCAGACAGAGGCCGAAGGCCACCGGGACAACGCTGTCGCGGACTCCATGGTGGAATTGAAGATCGACGGCACGGTCAAGAGCGTCGGCGATACGTCCATCGATGCCACGGCCGCCCGTAGCGTCGTGACCGCTGACGAGGGCAATGACGCCCAGACCAAGGATACTGGCCTGCAGGCGAAAGACGACTTCCCCATGACGATGGGTGCGCAGACTGTCGGTCGGGCGACCGTAGCCGGAGACCCGGATGCAACACCCAATCCCTTCAGATCACCCGTAGCCAATGCGGCGGCGCGGAGATTCCCCATTGGCAAGACGGTTGATTCGGATGACGACACGGCCCGCCTGATGATCGTCACTCAATATGCCGGTACGAATACAGTGAAGGTATACGCCATCGCCGACGCTGACACTAATGACTTGTCAACCACCACTGGCAGAATCCAGATCGCTGGGGCGGATACGGCGACCGATGCCACCGATGACCGTTTCTCCGCCCTGAGGTCGCGGGGTATGTACTACCCGGCCGGTGCAGACGGTGAGCTTACTACGGCGGATTCTGCCGACAGCAACACTGACGGCGTCATCGACGAGACCGAACTTCAGGGCGACACGGTGGCGGCGGACGCCAAGGCGAGGGAGGTGTTCTCCTACGTGTCCGCAGCGGGCACCGACGCCTTGTTCGGCACCAATGATGACGTAATGAGCTATGTCGTTCTGCAGGAGACAACTACCGACCCCCTGTCAGGGACCACCACCTACACCTATCGCCCTGTCGACATCCACGTCGACACCGACCCTGATGGAGATGCAGCTACCGCTGTCGTGCCCTCGGAGGTAACGGCCGTGATCCCCGAGGCGGCGGACTACTCGCACATCCACTTCGGCGTCTGGGCTTCGCTCGGTGCGGCCGCGAAGAGCGGTGCGCAGGACATCGCCGATCTCGGCATCGGCTTCGTCCAGAGTATCGGCGATGGGATGACCGGAGACGACATGCCGAACAACGGCTCGGGTACGTATGCGGGTAATTGGGTCGCCACCGTACAGGCGGCGGATACCGAGGGCGACGGGGCCATCACCCTCACCAGCGGAGCCGCTTCGTTGGCGGCGGACTTCGGGGACGGCGAGATCACCGCCACCCTGACGGGCTTGGCCACGCTTGAGGGCGACATTTCCGGGAATACGTTCTCGGGTGACGCTGCCTCTAGCATCACACACGCGACCCTGAGTTCCACTGCCAAGTTCACAGGAACCATGAGCGGCGGATTCTACGGCTCCAAGGCCGCGGAGGCCGGCGGTGTATTTGACTTCGCGACCGAGGACAACGAGGGTGGCGCGTTCCGTGGCGCGTTCGGCGCGGATCGCACGGACGATTAGGTCGCTTATCTGACGTTACCAGAGTAGACGGGCGCCCGGTCCGAGAACGGATCGGGCGCCTTTTTCTTTCTACAATGCGATGTTCATCGACCCGCTTCGGTTGTCGGGATATACCGTTCATTCCCTGCGTTCAACCTGTAACTCCAACTGAACGAAAGCGTGTATGCGTCAATACATGAACCTGTCGAACCTGCTTGGTGCCGCGATCCTGGCGGCACTGTTGCCGGCCATCATCGGCGTTTCTCCCCTGCCCGTAGGGGCACAACAGACGCAGCGCGCGCTGCTTTCGGCGGAGACCCTGATCAAGGCCGCCCGCGCGGCGCTTGCGGAGGGCAAGCTGGACGACGCCGAGTTCCTGCTGAAGGGCGTCAAGCCGGGCGAAGGGAACATCGACGATCTGGACTTCCTGCACGGCACCATCGCGCTGGCACGGCGGAACTGGCCGGATGCCATCGACCGGTTCCGTGCGATGCTGGCGCGCAATCCCGACCTGCCCCGGGTGCGCCTCGACTTGGCGCTGGCCTATTTTCAGACAGGCGAGGACGGCAACGCCGCCTATCACTTCCGTCTGGCGCTGGGTTCCAAGGACTTGCCCGATGTCGTGCGTGCGCGCGCCCTTGGCTTTCTCGACCAGATCCGGCGGCGCAAGAGGTGGTCAATCACCGGGTCTCTGGCGGTCCTGCCGGACAGCAATATCAACGCCGCCACCAGCGCCCGGCTGGTGGACCTCTTCGGCCTGCCGGCGCGCCTTTCGGACGATGCGCGACAAACCAGCGGGGTCGGGCTGAGCGTCAACGTCGCCGGCGGATACGAAGGACGGATCTCGGAGGATCTGAGGTTCCGCGTGGGCGGCGAGCTGCGCACGCGGACCTACGATGAGAGCGATTTCAACGAGCAGCTCGTGAGCTTGCGGGCCGGTCCGAGGTTCCTGTTCGAGAAGTTCGACCTGCGCACCGAGCTGACCTCGCGGTTGCGCTGGCTGGGAGGCAAGCGTTACAGCCGGGCCACCGGTGTCGAACTTTCGAGCGATTGGCTGGTCGCGCCGACGTCGCGGTTGAGCGCGTCGGTCGGGGGCGAGCGGATTTCCTACGACACGTTCCTCGGCGACGGATACTCCTATGGCACTCACCTGGGTCTCCGACACGCCCTCGGAAGGGCGACGCTTCTGCGGGTCGACACCTCCTTTCGCCGCCAGACGCTCGACCGGGACGCCTATTCATGGGACGAGTTCAGCATCGGGGTTTCGGTCAAGCGCGAGTTCCCCCTCGGGTTCGTGCTGTCCGCCGGGCCGAGCTACCGGCGGCGCGTGTATGGGGCGCCTCTTCCCATCTTCGGGCCCGAGCCACGCGTGGACGGGACCCTGGCGGGGCACGTCAAGGTTTCGAACCGCCATGTCAGCCTGTTCGGGTTCATGCCGGAAGTGACGATCCGGTATGAGCGCCGGGACAGCAATCTCGATCTCTACGACTACGACCGGACCGCCGGCGAGGTCGGCGTGGTGCGGACCTTCTAGACGGTGCGAACGGTCTGGAGACGGTGCTTTTGCTCCTTGTGTCGCCGTTGTGCGTTGCCTTGGCCGTCGCAGCTTTCCTGTTCCTCGGCGCTCCCGCCTGGAGCGCGGAGGGAACGTTTCCATCGCCGGCAATCGCCGGCGAGCCTGCCGCGGACAGCGTTGAGAAGGCGCGGGCGCTGATCAGGGAAGGGAGGTTCAGGGAGGCCTTGGTCCTGTTGCAGCCTTTCGCGCGGCACCGCCCCGTCGAACCAAACGTGCTCTTTCTCTTCGGTCTCGCCGCGCTCGGCGCATCGCAGCAGCCCGATCTCGCCGAGGAGGCTCGGAAGATGTTCCTGGACGGGGCCATCACGGCCTTCCGCACGATGCTGATCGACAGGCCGGAGCTGGTGCGGGTTCGCCTGGAGCTGGCCCGGGCCTTTTTCTACAAGGGCGAGGACGGCCTGTCACGGGAGCACTTCGAGCGCGTGCTGGCGGGCAACCCCCCGGCGCCGGTGGTGGCCAACGTGCGGCGGTTCCTTGCCCAGATCCGGGCGCGCAGGCGCTGGAACGTGCAACTCGGCTTTGCGGT
Proteins encoded in this window:
- a CDS encoding transferrin-binding protein-like solute binding protein, yielding MLKRNFAIALAVAMVMTALYGCSSGVSKSTHNDVQAELDAANAMIAQLQTNVQNLQTQLTDAQGEVTRLEGELQTATDNADSIQMMLDTANGEVTRLEGALQTATDNADSLQTMLNAARGDVTRLTGELNTANGNVTRLEGELGTANGNVTRLEGELGTANGNVTRLEGELETARTTMGSPDDAADDSADASLHAQLNAAKARIAELEAGTAPDVLDPIKMAASGAASDADDAYMAADRAAGEAEDADDNRATLQTGDANSVADAEAARGAANTAMAEAKKAQDAADAANAAGNADDATAEKVKADAARDAAMMAQTEAEGHRDNAVADSMVELKIDGTVKSVGDTSIDATAARSVVTADEGNDAQTKDTGLQAKDDFPMTMGAQTVGRATVAGDPDATPNPFRSPVANAAARRFPIGKTVDSDDDTARLMIVTQYAGTNTVKVYAIADADTNDLSTTTGRIQIAGADTATDATDDRFSALRSRGMYYPAGADGELTTADSADSNTDGVIDETELQGDTVAADAKAREVFSYVSAAGTDALFGTNDDVMSYVVLQETTTDPLSGTTTYTYRPVDIHVDTDPDGDAATAVVPSEVTAVIPEAADYSHIHFGVWASLGAAAKSGAQDIADLGIGFVQSIGDGMTGDDMPNNGSGTYAGNWVATVQAADTEGDGAITLTSGAASLAADFGDGEITATLTGLATLEGDISGNTFSGDAASSITHATLSSTAKFTGTMSGGFYGSKAAEAGGVFDFATEDNEGGAFRGAFGADRTDD
- a CDS encoding surface lipoprotein assembly modifier, producing MRQYMNLSNLLGAAILAALLPAIIGVSPLPVGAQQTQRALLSAETLIKAARAALAEGKLDDAEFLLKGVKPGEGNIDDLDFLHGTIALARRNWPDAIDRFRAMLARNPDLPRVRLDLALAYFQTGEDGNAAYHFRLALGSKDLPDVVRARALGFLDQIRRRKRWSITGSLAVLPDSNINAATSARLVDLFGLPARLSDDARQTSGVGLSVNVAGGYEGRISEDLRFRVGGELRTRTYDESDFNEQLVSLRAGPRFLFEKFDLRTELTSRLRWLGGKRYSRATGVELSSDWLVAPTSRLSASVGGERISYDTFLGDGYSYGTHLGLRHALGRATLLRVDTSFRRQTLDRDAYSWDEFSIGVSVKREFPLGFVLSAGPSYRRRVYGAPLPIFGPEPRVDGTLAGHVKVSNRHVSLFGFMPEVTIRYERRDSNLDLYDYDRTAGEVGVVRTF